One Citrus sinensis cultivar Valencia sweet orange chromosome 5, DVS_A1.0, whole genome shotgun sequence genomic window, CGccttatatattttatgcttTGGAACTTGGTtataaaaattcttatatgCGTAGGggtgataaaattgaaccggttaaaagaaattggtgggttcgattttttagtgttttcgtatttttcttaaaaaataaacataaagcGAGCTGAATACAAATATTTAGTTTGATTATTGgttcaaattctcaaaatcagaatcaaactgaaaaaataataatttttttatatgtgaCATAATTTAAGAgtgacataaaaaaataaaataaaaattgttgaattttgtaagaaaatttaaaaaagatataaatatttgaagaacCAAACTGATCCAGAATCGAACAAAAAACTTCAATTTTGGTTCggttttatttttggttcgaTTTTTATCgacttttgaaaatttaatatccaACCGAGCTGAACTGAAATTTTTGATTCAATTGGATACCAATATGCACCGCTCGTTGTCCACCCTGAATACGCCCATTATACCAACCACACAGcgcaaagaaaataatattctaaTCTATGATTTTTGCAAAAAGTATTAATTTCAAGGGTCCTGTTGCAAAAGTTGCAACatacaacaattttttatctttctgtGTTTGATTACACTACACAATCttatattttcacaaaattcaaTAGACACTAAAAGTTACAAACTTTTATATATAAGTCCATTTTTAGGATAAAATGGCatttgaaacaaattttaatttattattattatcattattgctattaaaattttcttatttttatttattttaattattattatttatgattataactgtcattattattattaaaatttattacttttttattttaattgttattatacgtaattaattcattattattaatgtttatcttgttatgattaaaattattgttattattaaaatatattcactttattattttaattatttttgttattatttttattaatattaatattattaaaacttattaataatttttattatttttgttattatttttattaatattaatattattaaaacttattaataatttttattattttaattattatcattattaatattattaattcagttaattttgttgttgttgttattattattattattgttttaattataatatatacaatTAGGGACGCAATTAACAAAGGGCATTTTAATAACTTGTAATAGTCTATTCCAAttctaaaataaagtaaacacatcaatagGAATATTGTTCATTCCGATTCCGATTCCTACATctcaagtaaacaacttattctgATTCAAATTCCTTATTACGATTCTAGTTCATTTCGATTCTTGTTTAATAAATGCAACATTAGAATGTGTTTGGAACAGAGTATTgtatattgttataatattgttcacattaatttattgattatctATGTTTGGAAGTTTTGAAAGTTAGATTGtggttaattatataattcaccGCAATGTGCTAACTTTTGCCTTAAttgaaacattaaatatatttaaattatatttttatttttactataataattataatattaaaaataaattattttattattttattttattctatcatagtatatttatatattaataattaatataaaataataattaaatataattaataataattttaaacgATAAGAGTAGATTCAGAAATGATagtaataattagataattatgaAATACTTATGAATTTgtagaataaataaacatatttttctttctgaagTTAGGAAGCAAATACatgctttattttatatttaacgGGTTGTGGCTCTTACAAACGAATATTGAATCATGTATTGTAATTGcctaatattaataataaaagttctcttaaaatttcttttttttttccttattcatattatttaacaactaaaccaataaataaaataataattatattttttctgatatttcaaaatacaagaGGAATTGCAATGAAAATAACCTGAATAAATACGTTCGTTGCATCATTCTTGCCTTGAATCCGAtggttaaattataaaatgacaaaagtaGTGGTTTGTTGCAACATAAGTGGCCCCTAATTTCAAAATGATATTAGTCCCCAAGCCGCCAAGCGAAGGATATTAACCTGTTTGCAAGTACACAGCGAAGCGAGAGGCGACAATGACTCAACACAGaccaaatatattatattatatgtgcCAATTTCCTCGAAGTCCACCACCTCGTCCTCTTCAACATACACGTCCTCTTCAACATACACGCAAAACAACATAACCGTCGAATCAGATCGTTTCATCGAGTACAAGCTGACGAAACACGCTATCTTCACTTTTCAGTGACGACCACCCAACCTTTCTCTCACTTTCCACCCGCCACGTGTCCTTCCACTCTTCCATTTCCTGCCGATAACACAATCCCCTACGCTTACACATATATCCGCTCTCAATCTCACGCCCTTGAATCCAGCGCTTTATCTTTGCATATCTCTTAGAAAACGACAGCGTTTCTCTTTTAACCGCCGAAGAAGATGGATCACGAAGCGGACGCGCACCGGACGGACTTGATGACTATTACTCGTTTTGTGCTGAACGAGCAGTCGAAGCACCCGGAGTCCCGCGGCGACTTCAGCATCTTGCTTAGTCACATTGTTCTCGGCTGCAAGTTCGTTTGTTCTGCTGTTAACAAGGTCGCTTCGTTTTTTAATTCCCTCGTCTTGTTTGGTCTAGTGATTTAGTTCGTTGTCTCTGAAATTCGTATTTTCGGAAATTCGGGAGAAACTCTGTTTTGTGGATCAAAGAGAGAGGAAAATAGATGGCGTAATTCTTAATGTTGTTGAAAGTTATATTGGAATTGTCTTTTTAGTTGAAGGTTATTTTAGGAAATAATGTGCTATAATTCGAATGAAATCACTAGCAATGTGAAAGCCAGAGTTAAAATATTAGCTGCAAGTGaaaaatagatattttatCTAACATTTTAACTGTTGTACGCTTGGAGTTACGTGGAAGCAGAAATGCTTCAAAGAACAAATCTTGAAAACAAAGAGTAGAGGTTTCTTGGTCTCTGTCTTTGAATTGCTGTAATCATGTGGACCGTATACATAAAAAGAAGTCTTCTTTGACCcctgtttttactttttgcaGGCGGGTCTTGCCAAGCTAATTGGACTTGCTGGAGAAACCAATGTTCAGGTAAGTAGTTGGtggatttgattattttattttattttatttttgcttataTATGCTCATTAACTTGAGTTTATTTGCCTATATATTGACTAAAGGGTGAAGAGCAAAAGAAATTAGATGTCCTCTCTAATGATGTCTTTGTCAAAGCTTTGATCAGCAGTGGCCGAACAGTAAGTGGCCTTGTGtttctatgtttaatttattgaaaccagttatgttatttttctgaAAGTTTTTATCTCCTGCCAGTGCATCCTTGTCTCcgaagaagatgaagaggcAATATTTGTGGAGCCCTCTAAGCGTGGAAGGTGTGTTCCTTTGCTCTcagttttcttttgttcatttatctgttttaaatattcaatttatacTTTCTACACTCTTTTTACTTACTTGGTTCTATTTTGTTCTGATGGCAAAGGTACTGTGTTGTTTTTGATCCGTTGGATGGGTCTTCTAACATTGATTGTGGTGTTTCCATTGGAACGGTTTGAAACCTCATCTGAGAATAGTCTGTTTTATGttgttttatcaaaattttgcaaataCTGACATATGTATAAAATGACTATTCTTTCCAGCATGAATATTTTGCAGTGATCAATTGACTTATTCTCTTTCATCTAGATATTTGGGATTTATATGATGAAAGATAGCCATGAACCGACTCTAGATGATGTGTTGCAACCTGGCAACAATATGTTGGCTGCTGGCTATTGCATGTATGGAAGCTCTTGCACGGTATAGAAGGATCACTTTTCTTGTGTTTTAGATGTGTAATTGTTGTTCAGAAAAccttatattaataaataaaagaattaattcaCATTGATAGTCAGGTTCAAAGAAGAAAGTTTAGTGATTTATGAgggtccttttttttttttctctttttcttccctTGCGAAAAGTGTTAAATTCTTGTACTAATTCAAGTATATAATTGTCCTGCAGCTTGTATTGAGCACTGGGAGTGGTGTCAATGGGTTTACGCTTGATCCGTCTCTTGGGGAGTTCATACTAACTCACCCAGATATTAAGGTATGTCTTATCAGCCAGATGCAGGagcattttgagaaaattaatttatcttcttATATTTTCGACAGCTTGCGTATATATAAACTCCAGATTCCAAGTTTATTAAGGTGAATAAGTGTatgtgcatttttttttgacaGAACTAGCTTAGACGATTATGATATGCCTCTCTCTTCTGTTTGAAGGGGGATTTACGATATGCCCTATAAAAAAGCTTGAAAGAGTTATTGCATGTGTAGTAGGGATATCTATCATCTCCATTCACAAAGTGTGCATTGTTTTACAGTTTTcactttctctttttaatatattttttatatgacaGATTCCAAAGAAAGGAAAGATTTACTCGGTAAATGAAGGAAATGCTAAGAACTGGGATGGTCCAACAGCCAAGTGTGCATTATTCATTTAGTAATCTcttatttctcttcttctaGTGGAATAGTTTCCTGACATCTCTTATTTTAGGTATGTGGAAAAATGCAAGTTCCCTAAAGATGGTTCATCACCAAAGTCCTTAAGATACATTGGAAGGTATTGTGGTTCCTAACAACAGTATATTGAGATGttgaaattattcatttaGTGTTTAGCTCATGACTGATTAAGTATTACCATTGAATTTGAATCCTATGCTTCCAATCATAAATTTCTGATCTATATGCATGGACTTCCAGAAGCAAAATAAACCATTAATCTATCGTTGTGTAAGTAATAACTTGCGTTCTCCTTTCATAAAGCATTTTTGGCAGAAACAGATAATTCACGTAGGTAGTTAGAAGTTAGTGTTGAAGATGAGTATTGACACTTCCAAAATCAACCCAACCCAGAGTGTTAGCACTTCCAAAATCAACCCCATCCCTTTGGTTGTGAATTATTTAGCTCTTACATCAGATTACTTCAATAGATTCTATCCAAAGGTAATTTCTTGTATGTTTACATTGGGTGATTTCTCGACCCTAGTAATTGCAAAAATCTCACACATCTGAATTACTAGTCATCTCTTTCTAACGGCGTATGATTTACAAGTGGTGAAAACATTCCTTTAGGATTATTATTGGGCTCCAATTACATGAAATTCAATGCTGCCTAGTAGTTTTCTTGTTCTGCTATTTGTCTTTCATCACAAACTAGCATTTTTCCTTGAAATGTCAAAACATTTGTATTATCTGACGATAATTAAGATTCTATAGTTTATAGTTTGTGATGATGCCATGGTTATCAACAGCATGGTAGCTGATGTCCACCGCACATTACTTTATGGAGGTATCTTTATGTATCCTCGTGATAAGAAGAGCCCCAATGGCAAATTGCGGTATGTTTTTGGGAGCTGtagcaattttttttggttttatttctttttccccttaaGGTCCATGAGCTTGAAAAACTACTCTGTCATTACAAAACCGTATACTAATGTTTTGAGTAAGCCATTGTGTGGAATAGTGTGCTCTATGAAGTCTTCCCAATGTCATTCTTGATGGAACAAGCCGGTGGTCAATCTTTCACTGGCAAGCAACGGGTATGTATATACTTGTCGACTCTCTTCTTATAAATCCAGTTTACGCTACTGTTTCGATTTGTTCAGCTTAACTTAGTTTATTGTActctttgtttttgtttgtttaatgcTTATAGCAATTTGAgtgaggaaaaagaaatcattaataaaatctctcGGGActctaattaaatttcaatgtcTTGTGACCGATGAATTGACATCATTTTCTGTGCAGGCACTTGACTTGGTTCCAAAGAAGATTCATGAACGTTCTCCCATATTTTTGGGCAGCTATGATGATGTCGAAGAAATCAAAGCACTCTATGCTGcagaagagaagaaagaatgAGCTTGTCAATTCTATCTTTCATGATGCTTACATATCTCTATCAGATCCCATTTCTGATCAACTTTCCATAACATGTTACAAAACTTTCATTAAGGTTCCTTTATGTATTGGAAATGATACAGTTCCAGTCCAAGCtgtatattttgaataaaatgaaGGTGAATGTTTCagtttttgtattattatgaaaatttctaTTCATTTATTGATATAAAAAGCCTGCTCCTCAGCAAAGAACATTCTCTGAATCTCTGTTATGAATGTCACAATTTCCAATTTCTGTTGGTAATAAGTAGTAGCTAGCCTTTGCCACCAAAAATgagaaaacatgaaaaaaaaaaatggttttacCTGGGCCTAGTAGTGTCGTTGATTGgtagataattttcttttcttttacttgaAACTCGCACggaatttatttgaatttccaGTAATTGGGAAAAGAAACCGGCAAAGCTTTGAAGTCAAACCGCAGACTCGGAAAGAACATCTCCTACAAGtttttctaaaattcattGGCCAAATtagataaaattcaaaaatagaattttgaattgactgatattttaaatagaattttgaAATCTTACTAAAAAGAGGGGATGatgacattaaaaaatataataatattattggatattttaattttttttcactcatagtatctattttctttatttcatattatcattaccgtaaaatgaatattatcatatatttcattttcgtttatttttgaaaaagaaaatctatcTCCTGTCATTATTAACAAACTTTCAAACAGGTTGATTATAACCCACGTGTCTATCTCAACCCAGTACCACGCTGAAACGGCCACACCCAATTACTCCctctcttcttcctcttcttgaTAACAACACGTACAGGGCAAACAAAATCACAATTacataataaacaaacaattaatcataaaaacgAAAAAAGTCATCAGATCGAAACCAAAAATcgattgaaattcaaaatgtcCAGCGACAGCGACGAGGACGAGCTACTTCAGATGGCGTTGAAGGAGCAAGCGCAGCGCCGCGTCGTCTACGACACTCCGCAGCCGAGGAAACCGGTGACAAATTACGTTCAGCAACCGAAATCGGCGGCGACGCAGAAGGGTGGGAGATCGCAGGGGAAGAAGTACGAGGAGGAGGAAGAGTCCGAGGTGGAGATGCTGAGCATTTCCAGTGGAGACGAAGAGGTCAGTAGAGATCGAGGTTTAGCCGCTAAAAATAGAGCTAGAGGAAGAAAAGATGACGACGGCACATGGGATGGCGACGAGCCTAATTGCTGGAAGCGCGTTGATGAAGCCGAGGTCTtgcttcatttgttttttagttaatttattcatttctttctcttaGTCCTTAGTTATTCGTTTTTTCGTTTTTGAATATAAACCTGAAAAACGAGTCTAagtataaaaacaataaaattattttcaaattgtgAACCAAATGCCGCCTTTAATATATTGATAGAGCTCTTAGGATGCTACTTTCACTTGATGAAGAAGgacatttgatttattttgatgACATTGTTATTTGTCTACAGCTTGCTCGCCGCGTTCGTGAGATGCGTGAGACGAGAACAGCTCCTGTGGCTCAAAAGTATGAGAAGAAGCCTTCAATGGCAGCCGGTATTAAGGGTTTTAGCACTTTGCAGTCCTTCCCCCGTGGCATGGAATGTATTGATCCTCTAGGATTGGGGTAAATGTTGTGGTCTTTTCTTGTAACTCATTTGGGCAAATAACTATCTTAATGTATATTATTCTGTTGCTTTGATAACTCTTAATCGACACTTGATagaattttgagttcaaaTCATTTGGTTGTTGAAACTGACGGTTGCCTTCCCATTTATGGCGACATTACCTGTTCCTTTTTGTACTGTTagtaatagtttttttttttttttttgattacgTACTGTTAGTAATAGTTGAACTcctatataaagaaaaaaatgaagtattACATACTTAGTAACTTTAGTAGAACAAGTTACTACAGAATATTAGAGTGTTAGCCTATGCCCTAGAATATTTACACTTAATATCATTTCTGCTGACATTTGTTTATCTTGTCTTGACAGGATAATAGACAACAAGACATTAAGATTGATCACTGACTCATCGGGAAGCACTCCAAAATCTGATAGAGATAATGTAGACAACAGCCTTCGTggtatttcattttcatctaGTTTTCAACATGTTTGGCAATTTTGCTGCTGGCTATTGAGTTTTACTTTCATTGTTAAAACTTATTTAACATCTTTTTTAATGTGGTTTTCTCATaacattatcatttttttgaaaatatgattttgtaaAAGGGATGATAGGAGCTTATACTTCTGCTTcccaaaattaacaataacgtaatattttttgtttgtatcTTTTTAATTGTTCCTGCTAGTTTGAAATGTTTATTGATAAGTATCATGCATGCGTAATGAAAGGTTTAAATTAGTCttccattattaattttccaatTACTAGGAGGATAGAATCTTGTAAATCTTTACTCTTTTCATTCTTGATGTCGCTGCATTGCTGATTTCTCTTGAATGgtaagcttttgcttttggagagccatttatatatttttttctccttaGAGTGGAGATATTTTTGTGTAATCTTTTGTCCTACACTGGAGCCTGTAAGTTATAACTTTGcctattttattatgttattttttggaTTCCTCAGTTATCATCtttgtgaatatttttcaaacttcATCCTGGCCGCATGGGTCGGTGATGTCTGTTGATTGTCTGCTTTGTATTAATTGTATGGACTGTGGATGATTCTATTTTATATGCAAATTTTTGCAGAGAAGTTGATGTATTTCTCTGACAGCTTTAATGCAAAGTTGTTTCTATCACGAGTTCACCAAAATACCAGCTCAGCGGACTTAGAGGCTGGTGCTCTTGCTTTAAAAACTGATCTTAAAGGACGGACTCAGCAGAGAAAACAATTGGTTAAAGACAATTTTGATTGCTTTGTCTCTTGCAAAACTACAATTGATGGTATGTAAACATCTCTAATCTATCTTGGGGCTACTCTTATTTTCGGGAATGGACTCTTTTGCTCTTGGTTTTTgatgtttaaaatatataagagtGTTATTTAACGGGGATAATTGCAGTCTTATGGTATTTAGTTGGAGTATGTTAATGCTTTTGTAGATATTGAGTCAAAATTGAAACGAATTGAAGAAGATCCTGAAGGTTCAGGCACTGCTCACTTGTTCAAATTAATGCAAGGAGTTAGTTCACAGGCTAACCGTGCTTTTGAGCCTCTATTTGAGAGACAGGTAGGTGAGATCCTAATTTTACATTTGCCTGGAAATTCGCATGTCTAGACTCAAAGCAATGATGAGCTTCATTTATTTCTTGAATGACTGTATCTTAGGCTCAAGCGGAGAAGATAAGGTCTGTCCAAGGAATGCTTCAGAGGTTCAGAACATTATTTAACTTGCCCAGTACTATTCGTGGAAGCATAAGCAAGGGTGAATTTGACCTGGCTGTCAGAGAATACAAAAAAGCAAAGTCGATAGCACTGCCCTCTCATGTATGCTAGAAACCTAACTTTTTGTCATGGCTGTTGATGTAAATAATTTCCATTCTAATATTTAAGTGTTAAGTGATACATTTGCTGTATGTAAATGACAAGAATACATATTATGTAACATTTGTCAGCATATATGCTAATGTGTTTATTAGTGTAGTTTATGTATGTGAAAGGAATTGTGATGGTATCTCTAAAGGAGAGAGCTGGATTTCCACATATATTTTGATCAGTGGATGACCTACTAACTAGTTTTACTCTGTATTGTTTTGTTACTTTGCTGTTTGCATGCTCTAATAAATTTCAGATCATGTCTTTCCTGGTTTATGCTGATTAAGATCATTTTTGGTTGTGTCCTTGAGCTGTGTTATCTAATGCCAtaattttaaacttgtatTGCTTCAGCATGTATTACCATGACCATGCTTTTCTTtcatacttgaacaaatatgtTTTATTCTGCATATTTCAGGTAAACATATTGAAACGTGTTCTTGAAGAGGTTGAAAAGGTCATGCAGGAGTTCAAAGCCATGCTGTACAAGTCTATGGAAGACCCCCATATAGACTTGACAAATGTGAGCTTATAGTAGTCCCCTGTTATTTTATGAACTGTCTGCAGTCACATTGAACATGATGCCAAACAAGTTACTGCTTTTCGCTACTGCAATTATGGGAAAAATGCGCTCAAATAGTTCTTactgattaaattaaataaatagaaaacaggAGGGAAATAAAGGATAGAAGAGAAGAGTAAATGAGTTAAGTTGACAGTTAGGTTAAAAAACTGCTCTACTCACTTAAAATACCCTATTTAGATAAATATTTAAGGAGTCTTTCTCTTATTTGACACTTATTAAGTTTTGGGCAACCAGAagttcatatttatttctttaaatttatgtacTAGATCTACTGATCCTTCTTTGTTCGCAATGATTGTTGATGCACTTAGTGGCTGAATATTTAATCCTAAAGCTTTTAATATTCGGTAGAGTATTGAAGGAACTTTGAATCTGAATTAAACCCAAGTGACCAAACATGTATTTATTCTTCAGTTGCCTAggtgttttttaaatatccCTTATCTGCAGCTACTAGGACCCCGTAGACTGGCGATGGATAAGTGAAGTGATGTGCAAGGACTAAGCTagagaatttgaaatttatgctATGTACTTACTGAATATCTCTTGTCACTGGGATATCACTCATGTTTGTTGAGAATCAGTCTTAGTTATTTATTGTTAAGCAGCTATATTTCTTGTAGCTTGAGAATACTGTGAGGCTGTTATTAGAGCTGGAACCCGAGTCAGACCCTGTATGGCATTATTTAAATGTACAGGTAAGTATATCTGTAATtacgtaatttttttttttttttttgggagtaAGATTGTAATTCGCAAGCAGTTTATAATTGAAATGACTGTTTGAACCCCATGTGTAATTGCTTCTAGGCTGTGTTTATTGTACCCTTATTATGTGTCTTAGGACTTGAGGACCTCGGTCTTTGAGCTGGTGAAGTCAGTCCTCAGTTGATGTCCTGTATCTTTCTAAACACCAACGTTCACCACCAAGTCCATCAAAAGAACTGTTTGCACTTAACAAATAGCAGCTTGTAATCTTGAATTGACAAAAACAGAATTGCTCACACTTGAAAAAAAGCCAATTGATACTTTTTGGCCAAAACTATATCTGATATCAATCACATGACAGCTTTACTGAAATTCTCAAGTTATCTTTGACAGAACCACAGAATTCGAGGTTTGTTTGAGAAGTGCACCCTAGATCACGAAGCAAGGATGGAAACGTTGCATAATGAATTACATGAAAGGGCTATGTCTGATGCAAGGTGGCTGCAAATCCAACAAGATCTAAATCAATCTGTATGTGCAACTATAAAAAATGGTTATTGTGATATTGAAatcctttctcttttttatggataatgaGATAACCCATTGGTTGGTGGTTTCTGATTTTGTCTTACATATTCTTTTGATCATTGTCAGTCAGGTGCTGACTACTCTGTTACTTGTGGGAACATACAACCAATAGATTCATTGCCTGTAGAATTAAGCGGTGAAGAAGTTGATGCTTTTAGAGGAAGGTATATCCGGAGGTTAACAGCTGTACTCATCCATCACATACCAGCCTTCTGGAAAGTTGCACTTTCTGTTTTCAGTGGGAAATTTGCAAAGGTATTCTGAATGCTCTTTATTCCAGAACATTGGCTTATTAATGGgtaacaattatattaattatataaattatcctCCAAAAAAAATAGGCTCTATATTATATGTTAAAGGCTCTAGTTGTTGATAATGGTAGTAGTTTGATGTCAATTGTATGTTTTTTGACGAGGAGGCATCAAGGGAAATAATAAATGGAAGAACTAAAAGACTTAGTTAATTCATTGAGAGTggctaaaaagaaaagtagaggaaatttatgcattttaagttaaattttagGGACGTCGGaggtttaattttaattttaacaaacttGTGTTTTCTTATTGTGGCATCTGTTTTCTGTTGTAATATTCTTCGATGTGTTTCTTCATTTGGAATATGTCCTTGCTTGGGATGGATTGTAAATGAGAATTAATATATGCTTTCTTCTTTTGGCATATTTTATGTcatatttccttttttccttttaagataatttctcactctcttttttattatggatttTTCTTAGTCTTCTCAAGTTTCTGCTGAGTCAAATCTTAATGCTTCTGGAAATAAGGCCGAAGAAAAAGTTGGAGAAGGGAAGTATTCGATTCATTCTCTTGATGAAGTCGCTGGAATGATACGCAATACAATATCTGTGTATGAAATCAAGGTGAACATGCACTTATGTTCTTTATGTCAAAACCATTACTATGTTTGGACTAGCAGTTATAGAAGAAACTTTGGTAGCCGTCTTTGGTGTGGGGACTGACTCATAGTACGGTTTACTAGGAGTAAGGTCTAGGATTAACTTAGGATTTGTGAGGATCAGATAATTTGGAAATGTTTCTTGTTTTTTGAGTCGTCTATTTCAGTGGTCTACAACTAAACACAGTTCACAACAGAAATTTTGTGTACTTGGAGTTTGGTACTTTTCTATTTCAAGATCTGTTTACATTGCCAAAAGTTATTAAGTTCGATCTGAGTGTGGATTCTTGTCTTTTTTGTCACTGATTGCAATCTGGTCTTGTGGACTTTggtagtattttattttatttttttagaactTTGAAATCTGAATTAACTTGACAACACAGAGcaagaaatggaagaaatcctaattagattcaaatttattaacttttaggaatatttcaattaatttgtattccaGTTTAATTTTGTTGCCAATTTAGAGTTTTACTGTTTAGGTATTACTTAATTGAGTTGTATCCTAATTTAGGTATGagtattattaaaattggttttctagTCAAATTAGGATAAGTCATagttagtataaataagtgttttttttatgGCTTTTACAAGTAGGCCTTGgttatttgttattgattatttcttgAAATAAACTCCAGATttgagttcaataatattttcagttttcaaaGTTCTATGTGAGTTTTTTAGTTTAGTTAATTCTTGGTATTTTGCAAAATCGACGAGTTTTAACCCCTAGGTTCACGGTATTCCTCCGATCTATCCAGTATTCTCAAGAATCAATTGAATATTAGAATATTAAACTTGTGTTGCATCAAATTTGGTAACTCTATTTCGaagtttcttttaatcttGAGCAATCAAACTCAAAATCCTTAACATTCTAACCAAAACATCTTCTTTGGAGatgaaatttttcataatgatGTTGTGGTTTCAtgactcaattttttttcctttcttttttcagtcactttaaaattagaaataataaagaaaaagggcAAAACAGCaattaactcaaaatagaGTTACCGATGGGAGTAATCGGAAACTGGATGAGGTGGTTGGATCTGAAAGAGTTGCAGTTGTTGTGTTACCAAactgatgcagcggaagttta contains:
- the LOC102611852 gene encoding exocyst complex component SEC5A isoform X3 — translated: MSSDSDEDELLQMALKEQAQRRVVYDTPQPRKPVTNYVQQPKSAATQKGGRSQGKKYEEEEESEVEMLSISSGDEEVSRDRGLAAKNRARGRKDDDGTWDGDEPNCWKRVDEAELARRVREMRETRTAPVAQKYEKKPSMAAGIKGFSTLQSFPRGMECIDPLGLGIIDNKTLRLITDSSGSTPKSDRDNVDNSLREKLMYFSDSFNAKLFLSRVHQNTSSADLEAGALALKTDLKGRTQQRKQLVKDNFDCFVSCKTTIDDIESKLKRIEEDPEGSGTAHLFKLMQGVSSQANRAFEPLFERQAQAEKIRSVQGMLQRFRTLFNLPSTIRGSISKGEFDLAVREYKKAKSIALPSHVNILKRVLEEVEKVMQEFKAMLYKSMEDPHIDLTNLENTVRLLLELEPESDPVWHYLNVQNHRIRGLFEKCTLDHEARMETLHNELHERAMSDARWLQIQQDLNQSSGADYSVTCGNIQPIDSLPVELSGEEVDAFRGRYIRRLTAVLIHHIPAFWKVALSVFSGKFAKAEEKVGEGKYSIHSLDEVAGMIRNTISVYEIKNRRVLTPRFTVHNTFNDLEDSNILRSYMRDAIEEISKACQAFEAKESAPPVAVMVLRTLQAEITKIYIGRLCSWMQGSTDGISKDETWIPVSILERNKSPYTISYLPLAFRSIMKSAMDQISLMIHSLRSEATKSEDMYAQLLEIQESVRLSFLNRFLDFAGHLEHIASELAQNKSNKESQHLQNGYSSDPCTESLSDIPGSVVDPHQRLLIVISNIGYCKDELSSELYNKYKDIWLQSREKDQEGTDIQDLVMSFSGLEEKVLEQYTFAKANLIRTAATTFLLDSGVQWGAAPAVKGVRDVAVELLHTLVAVHAEVFAGAKPLLDKTLGILVEGLIDTFLSLFDENQSNNLKSLDANGFCQLMLELDYFETILNPYFTHDARESLKNLQGVLLEKATVSVAEAVENPGHHRRPTRGSEDALADERQQGMTVSPDDLIALAQQYSSELLQAELERTRINTACFVESLPLDSVPESAKVAYGFRGSMDPSGRNYPAMDSPSRNYRNAQPTGSPSFARHRRR
- the LOC102611852 gene encoding exocyst complex component SEC5A isoform X1, which encodes MSSDSDEDELLQMALKEQAQRRVVYDTPQPRKPVTNYVQQPKSAATQKGGRSQGKKYEEEEESEVEMLSISSGDEEVSRDRGLAAKNRARGRKDDDGTWDGDEPNCWKRVDEAELARRVREMRETRTAPVAQKYEKKPSMAAGIKGFSTLQSFPRGMECIDPLGLGIIDNKTLRLITDSSGSTPKSDRDNVDNSLREKLMYFSDSFNAKLFLSRVHQNTSSADLEAGALALKTDLKGRTQQRKQLVKDNFDCFVSCKTTIDDIESKLKRIEEDPEGSGTAHLFKLMQGVSSQANRAFEPLFERQAQAEKIRSVQGMLQRFRTLFNLPSTIRGSISKGEFDLAVREYKKAKSIALPSHVNILKRVLEEVEKVMQEFKAMLYKSMEDPHIDLTNLENTVRLLLELEPESDPVWHYLNVQNHRIRGLFEKCTLDHEARMETLHNELHERAMSDARWLQIQQDLNQSSGADYSVTCGNIQPIDSLPVELSGEEVDAFRGRYIRRLTAVLIHHIPAFWKVALSVFSGKFAKSSQVSAESNLNASGNKAEEKVGEGKYSIHSLDEVAGMIRNTISVYEIKNRRVLTPRFTVHNTFNDLEDSNILRSYMRDAIEEISKACQAFEAKESAPPVAVMVLRTLQAEITKIYIGRLCSWMQGSTDGISKDETWIPVSILERNKSPYTISYLPLAFRSIMKSAMDQISLMIHSLRSEATKSEDMYAQLLEIQESVRLSFLNRFLDFAGHLEHIASELAQNKSNKESQHLQNGYSSDPCTESLSDIPGSVVDPHQRLLIVISNIGYCKDELSSELYNKYKDIWLQSREKDQEGTDIQDLVMSFSGLEEKVLEQYTFAKANLIRTAATTFLLDSGVQWGAAPAVKGVRDVAVELLHTLVAVHAEVFAGAKPLLDKTLGILVEGLIDTFLSLFDENQSNNLKSLDANGFCQLMLELDYFETILNPYFTHDARESLKNLQGVLLEKATVSVAEAVENPGHHRRPTRGSEDALADERQQGMTVSPDDLIALAQQYSSELLQAELERTRINTACFVESLPLDSVPESAKVAYGFRGSMDPSGRNYPAMDSPSRNYRNAQPTGSPSFARHRRR